From Niallia sp. Man26:
CAGGCAATTGCTTCTAACGGAATGCTTAAAGGTGTCGGGAACCGATAGTTCGGAGCATTACTCATTTTGATGATAGCGGGATTTAACGTAAGATAACCATTTGTCACTTCACTTACTGTTCCAGTGAAAATCGGTCTAAATGTTTGCCCAAGTATGTTCAATTGGTCTTCATCTGTCACAACTAAAATGTCTGTGCCTTCAAGACCTTTAAAAATCGAGTTTTCTGGAATTAATGGGTATTTATCTGCGTTCATACATAACCTTCCTTCTCATTATTTGTTTTAGTCGTATTGTATGTATGGTTGAATGACATGTTTGTGCTTTTATCTCTCTTGACAGCCAAATAAAAAAAACCGCAGCAATCTGCGGTTTCAAAAAAAATTTGAAAACTGGTGTTTCTATCCGTTATTTTTTACAGCGGCAGCAAATATTGTTTGGGAAGAAAGGGAAGTAGTTGTGGCAATTATGATGGTGATGACAAAAGTGGCAAGGGTTGCAGTGATTGATTCGGATAAAAGGCTGACAACGATTACAGCGATTGTGATAAAAAGCGTGATTGCAGCCATGATGGAAACCGTGATTACAGCAGCATCTGGAATTGGAATTACACATTCATTTATCCCACCTTTCAATTGTATTCTTTATATTATATTTTTTAAGAGACAAGCTGTGTTGGCGTATGAATTGAATCATAAATACAAATTAGCATAAATTGTAAAAAAAGGATGTGCCAATTTGGCACATCCTTAAATGGTTCCTTTTTATTTCCTATTATCGACTATCACTAATTCATCATGGTCCTTTCTTGACATATTTTCTGCGAAAACAAGATTAGTATGCAGTCTGTAAGAAAAGGAAGTAGCAGTTGGCTCAAGCTTGTCTGTAATGAGATAAGAAAATGGCAGTTCGATTTTTTCTTCACTGCCTATAACTCGGGACATCAAAATGGTCGTAACTTCTTCAACCGTTTCGGTTTTGCCATCCTCGAATTCCTTTACTAAGGTGCATTCTAATCGTTTAATTTTACAGCTTTTACGTCCCCCTTGAATATGGAATTGGCCTGTGACAACCTCTCCTGGAGCAGCTGATTGCTGTGATAGAGAAAGGTCAACAGTAGGGGCACCTGATTTTAGTAAATTAGTCAATAAAGTAAACAAACTATAATCCTCCAGTCCTATAATTTTATAGGATATTGTTTGATTTTTTGAAATGACATGAACAGTTGTAATGTCATAAGACGCGGTTTCGCTAGTCTTTAATGTTAATATAATAACAAAATATAAAATGATTGTCTTTGCGTTTCACTATCCAATTATACGTGTTCTTCTTAAATAATATAATAGAATTTTGCTGTCTTTTTTTAACTGATTGCTGGTCTTATTGTTTGATAATCTTTTCATCAACCCGCTTTTCAATCTTTTCCATTAAGCTTCTATCCTTTAGAAGTTCTTCTTTATTCTTTTTAATCAGTTCAAACATATTCATTTTAACTTGTTTTTTCATTGTTCTCATCCTTTTTTTATTTTATTTTTTGGACATATTAAACAAAAAAATCCTTTACCGCTGACGGTAAAGGATTTTTGAAAAATAAAAGACCTTTACACGTTCACATGTAAAGGTCTTGCTAACAGCTTGTCAGCTGCCAACAAAGCCGAGAGTGCATGCACTCTGTAATGACGACTTTGCTGTAAAAGCTACTCCCCTTTAGGGATATTCGAAATGTATATATCTATCATATAAGAGAGAAGTAAATTCGTCAAATATAATTCTTTAAATTTAGAAAATAACATTTTCTTTCCTATATATATAGGAAATTAAAGTTTCCTTTTAAAATCTTAAGGTTACCGGAAACTTAATTTATTAAAGAGACGGATTATAATTATGCATTCGAAATGGTGTGGTTATTTAAATGTACATGCTTAAGGATGAAGGGGGATGTGAATGTAGATAATTAATCTTCCAATCTACCTGTGAGTAAAAAGATTAATGGAAGATGGAAAATTCTTTTAACTTTTTTAACATTGTAAAAATGTATCGGCAAATACACCGGTAATTTTTATTTGTACATATATTGCGGTTAGTTACTTTGAAAGTTGCTAAAATTAATTCAAGATTAATGGAATGAAAGTGATCATGAAAAAAGCTTATTGGAAAGTGATACACTTGGCAGTTCCAAAAGTTAATTATTGTTTTCGGACAATTTGTAAGGGTGCTATAATCAAATATAATTTTTTTTATGGATAAAATGCGAACGGGAGAAATCCTTCAGCACATCTTTAAAAAGTAAAAAAAGTAGGAAGGTTTTATATAGTTGCTGTGTGGGAAGTAAGATAAATAGAATATATTTTCGTATAAAAAAAGTCTAATGAGGACTACTCTCATCAGACTTTTTGCATTTTTTTAGGTTCAAATAAACTCAAAAATCGATAAAAGTTGAGTAATATTGTTGACAAAAAAATTCAAAGAGACTCTATTGACTCTAGTACCAAAAAAGGGTTGAATAGTGTTTAGACACAACATATTGAGATATATTTATAAAAAACATCTGTATTTAGTAGCCCTTGTATGTTTTTAGGGTATAGGATAGAATATTGCTTTTGCCCCTATTCTATCAAAATTCTTAAGGAGGGAATAATTTTGTTTATCGTGTTTGACAGTAAAACCGGGAATGTGCGC
This genomic window contains:
- a CDS encoding sporulation protein, encoding MFTLLTNLLKSGAPTVDLSLSQQSAAPGEVVTGQFHIQGGRKSCKIKRLECTLVKEFEDGKTETVEEVTTILMSRVIGSEEKIELPFSYLITDKLEPTATSFSYRLHTNLVFAENMSRKDHDELVIVDNRK
- a CDS encoding FbpB family small basic protein; translated protein: MKKQVKMNMFELIKKNKEELLKDRSLMEKIEKRVDEKIIKQ